In Streptomyces sp. NBC_00306, a single genomic region encodes these proteins:
- a CDS encoding RcpC/CpaB family pilus assembly protein has product MSLLPPSSAPAPTGVPPFAPLRVRGGAHRLRRAMRRRRRALAAGLALTAAALAASGARGADAPGGGAHAAPPPRAPKPAAEMVSAPVRIADAATVRLLRPGDRVDVIAAPNSPAGQGTPDARVVATGARVAEVPGPADSTADSGALVVLSVPRATAAQLAGAGTTSRLAVTVC; this is encoded by the coding sequence ATGTCGCTCCTGCCTCCCTCTTCCGCGCCCGCTCCCACGGGCGTTCCGCCCTTCGCTCCGCTGCGCGTGCGCGGCGGAGCACATCGCCTGCGGCGGGCGATGCGTCGCCGCCGAAGGGCGCTCGCGGCCGGTCTCGCCCTGACGGCGGCGGCCCTTGCGGCATCGGGCGCCCGGGGAGCGGACGCGCCCGGTGGCGGGGCCCATGCGGCCCCTCCGCCGCGAGCTCCGAAGCCCGCCGCCGAGATGGTGTCCGCCCCCGTCCGGATCGCGGATGCGGCGACCGTCCGGCTTCTGCGGCCGGGCGACCGGGTGGATGTGATCGCCGCGCCCAACTCCCCCGCGGGGCAGGGGACACCGGATGCCCGAGTCGTCGCCACCGGCGCCCGGGTGGCCGAAGTACCGGGCCCGGCGGACTCCACCGCCGACAGCGGCGCCCTGGTCGTGCTGTCCGTTCCACGGGCCACCGCCGCCCAGCTCGCCGGCGCGGGCACGACCTCCCGTCTGGCGGTGACGGTGTGCTGA
- the mscL gene encoding large conductance mechanosensitive channel protein MscL yields MSEKKVSVLEGFKAFLMRGNVIDLAVAVVIGAAFTQIVNAVVKGVINPLVGAFGTKNLDSYSSCLKGTCREVNGEIDGIKIMWGSVLGATLTFLITAAVVYFLMVLPMSKYLARKAERDAAKEGAKEIVELSELEVLKEIRDAVVAQSQRGSGHDRP; encoded by the coding sequence GTGAGCGAGAAGAAGGTCAGCGTCCTGGAGGGCTTCAAGGCCTTCCTGATGCGCGGCAATGTCATCGACCTGGCCGTCGCGGTCGTCATCGGCGCGGCATTCACCCAGATCGTGAACGCCGTGGTGAAGGGCGTCATCAACCCGCTGGTCGGCGCCTTCGGCACCAAGAACCTCGACTCCTACAGCTCCTGCCTCAAGGGAACCTGCCGGGAGGTGAACGGCGAGATCGACGGCATCAAGATCATGTGGGGTTCCGTCCTCGGCGCGACGCTCACCTTCCTGATCACGGCCGCCGTCGTCTACTTCCTGATGGTGCTCCCGATGTCCAAGTACCTGGCCAGGAAGGCGGAGCGGGACGCGGCGAAGGAAGGCGCGAAGGAGATCGTCGAGCTGAGCGAGCTGGAGGTGCTCAAGGAGATCCGCGACGCCGTCGTGGCTCAGTCGCAGCGCGGTTCGGGGCACGACCGCCCCTAG
- a CDS encoding low temperature requirement protein A translates to MTSSATGPGFGPLRRMTPRSRDEEHRSATPLELFFDLCFVVAVAQAGLQLVHALAEGHPGTGVIGYAYVFFGVWWAWMNFTWFASAYDCDDVPYRIATFFQIAGVLVYAAGVPRAFNDNDWTVAVVGYLIMRAALTTQWLRAAAAESGPARRTTLTYAASLVVCQAGWVVLLFVPDDWKRWLFLVVVVAELLIPMIAERNHQTPWHAHHISERYGLFTLIVLGETMAASTVAVQSALDENEALGKLLPIAGGGLLIVFSAWWIYFAVPAHERLVSNRQAIPWGYGHLLIFGSAAAIGAGIEVAVEHAIGKAHISSFAAAAAVTVPAALFMFMVWLLHARYFKRGKAQQLDLPAGAAVILACTFAGDAAVLLAGLASAATVAVGLFLSTQHPDAYPRDTQGT, encoded by the coding sequence ATGACGTCCTCAGCCACCGGACCCGGCTTCGGGCCACTGCGCCGTATGACTCCCCGCAGTCGCGACGAGGAGCACCGCTCGGCCACACCGCTCGAGCTCTTCTTCGATCTGTGTTTCGTCGTCGCCGTGGCCCAGGCGGGCCTTCAGCTCGTCCACGCCCTCGCCGAGGGCCACCCCGGCACCGGCGTCATCGGCTATGCCTACGTCTTCTTCGGCGTGTGGTGGGCCTGGATGAACTTCACCTGGTTCGCCTCGGCGTACGACTGCGACGACGTGCCCTACCGGATCGCCACGTTCTTCCAGATCGCCGGCGTCCTCGTCTACGCGGCCGGGGTGCCCCGGGCCTTCAACGACAACGACTGGACCGTTGCCGTCGTCGGGTACCTGATCATGCGCGCGGCCCTGACGACGCAGTGGCTGCGAGCAGCCGCCGCCGAGAGCGGCCCGGCCAGAAGGACGACGCTGACGTACGCGGCCAGCCTGGTGGTGTGCCAGGCCGGCTGGGTGGTTCTGCTGTTCGTGCCGGACGACTGGAAGCGCTGGTTGTTCCTCGTCGTGGTCGTGGCCGAACTGCTGATCCCGATGATCGCCGAACGCAACCATCAGACGCCGTGGCACGCTCACCACATCAGCGAGCGGTACGGCCTGTTCACCCTGATCGTGCTGGGCGAGACGATGGCCGCCAGCACCGTCGCCGTGCAGTCCGCGCTGGACGAGAACGAGGCTCTCGGGAAGCTGCTGCCCATCGCGGGCGGCGGTCTGCTGATCGTGTTCTCCGCCTGGTGGATCTACTTCGCCGTGCCGGCCCACGAACGGCTGGTCTCCAACCGGCAGGCCATCCCCTGGGGCTACGGGCACCTCCTGATCTTCGGGTCGGCCGCCGCGATCGGTGCCGGCATCGAGGTGGCGGTCGAGCACGCGATCGGCAAGGCCCACATCAGCTCCTTCGCCGCGGCGGCGGCCGTCACCGTCCCGGCGGCGCTGTTCATGTTCATGGTCTGGCTGCTGCACGCGCGCTACTTCAAGCGCGGCAAGGCGCAGCAGCTGGACCTGCCGGCGGGCGCGGCGGTGATCCTCGCCTGTACGTTCGCGGGTGATGCGGCCGTCCTGCTGGCAGGGCTGGCCTCGGCGGCCACGGTGGCCGTGGGCCTGTTCCTGAGCACCCAGCACCCGGACGCCTATCCCCGTGATACGCAAGGGACATGA